From Cyanobium sp. Tous-M-B4, the proteins below share one genomic window:
- a CDS encoding choice-of-anchor I family protein, whose amino-acid sequence MPAAPALANSNAFPGQPAEAPAAPLLGTLNLTPTGTSGEQFQTEISATVTIGGKLFVLSSGGGSTLQVTDATDATQPELVGRESYGDGYVSTSVASYGDLLAVALSPADYDTTGGKGLVRFYRVGVNGTLTQIADVVVGYLPDGIAFNETGTKLVIANEGQPAAGYTLDRPGSIGIIDIQGRVNPVFTYTDLLFDNVALPEGIRISGPTGTTQATDIEPEYVAIQGIYAYVTLQENNGVAKVNLATNTIEKIFSLGTVDYSTQLVDLSDKDGGFKPMLGQDYEGLRMADGIAAYSVKGKDYFITANEGDGREYGTYTDEARGSGNANRVKRLTDDANVGTDLTTTFGSRSITIFDADTGAMLWDSGNTLQTIAFAAGVYDDGRSDDKGAEPEGVVVAKVDGRTYAIVSLERGVSSMLAVFDVSDPTAGQFVTSTVIAGSISPEGLLVVDAKQSPTGRTQLVVSNEISNTLNIFDLEALIAAPPVAGAGTFTSTMLKDVEGGPELQITSLLTAGEFTNGLNPGDSVYAPTSIFDGQGAYDNGDGTYTLLVNSELGSTSGYGYLLPGVEGGFTGARVSSLVIDKDVDDDASNGYQSAVIAGGLAYDSIYLDGSDTAIDEAADLGAGFKRFCAANLVEANSFGADMGFADRIYLVGEEEFVGAGGSFFALDVNGRAIHEVLGFGKGTWESATSIDTGSTDTVAVLLFDDAKAPLYMWVGTKSAAADASFLERNGLAASQGTLYTYVTTALDGYETGASTGPDSSDLFAFTEVNGINTAINGSWVDLASLNADYASLGAPALRELAVNAGALQLSRIEDGEVNPLNSQQAVFVSTGTADFNKGDLYGNVYTLDFSAAFGSDGLVAASGESVLKVVYDGDLLDDPTTGLRNPDNMTISADGFAYLQEDRANGGGTDISAGNFGTQEASIWQLEIDSITGDSIGDPTRWAQIDRTVFPTDYGQTQPTYTNPDTNGVGNWESSGIIDVSAIYDSTAGSYFLANVQAHSIKDGNIGGSGYLGEGGQIDLIQQTI is encoded by the coding sequence GTGCCTGCTGCCCCGGCTCTGGCCAACAGCAATGCATTCCCTGGTCAGCCTGCAGAAGCTCCCGCAGCTCCCCTGCTGGGAACTCTCAACCTGACGCCCACTGGCACCTCGGGCGAACAGTTCCAGACCGAAATTTCCGCCACCGTCACGATCGGCGGCAAGTTGTTTGTGCTCTCCAGCGGCGGCGGCAGCACCCTGCAGGTGACTGATGCCACCGATGCCACCCAGCCAGAGCTGGTGGGCCGTGAGTCCTATGGCGACGGCTACGTCTCCACATCAGTAGCCAGCTACGGCGATCTCCTGGCTGTGGCCCTGTCGCCGGCCGACTACGACACCACCGGCGGCAAGGGCCTGGTGCGCTTCTATCGCGTCGGCGTCAACGGCACGCTCACCCAGATTGCCGATGTTGTTGTTGGCTATCTGCCTGATGGGATCGCCTTCAATGAAACTGGCACCAAGCTGGTGATTGCCAATGAAGGTCAGCCTGCGGCTGGCTACACCCTGGATCGCCCTGGCAGCATCGGCATCATTGACATTCAGGGTCGCGTGAACCCTGTTTTCACCTATACCGATCTTCTCTTTGATAATGTTGCCCTGCCGGAGGGCATCCGCATCTCCGGCCCCACGGGTACCACCCAGGCCACCGACATCGAGCCTGAATACGTCGCGATCCAGGGCATCTACGCCTACGTGACGTTGCAAGAGAACAATGGCGTGGCAAAGGTGAATCTGGCCACCAACACGATCGAGAAGATCTTCTCCCTGGGAACGGTCGACTACAGCACCCAGTTGGTGGATCTGAGCGACAAGGATGGTGGTTTCAAGCCCATGCTGGGCCAGGACTATGAGGGCCTGCGCATGGCCGACGGCATCGCTGCCTACAGCGTCAAGGGTAAGGACTACTTCATCACCGCCAACGAGGGTGATGGCCGTGAGTACGGCACCTACACAGACGAAGCCCGCGGTTCCGGCAACGCCAATCGGGTCAAGCGTCTGACGGATGACGCCAATGTCGGTACTGATCTCACCACCACCTTCGGCAGCCGCAGCATCACCATCTTCGATGCCGACACCGGTGCCATGCTCTGGGACAGCGGCAACACCCTGCAGACGATTGCCTTCGCTGCCGGTGTGTACGACGACGGCCGCAGTGACGACAAGGGCGCGGAACCCGAGGGCGTGGTGGTCGCCAAGGTGGACGGCCGCACCTACGCCATCGTCTCGCTGGAGCGGGGCGTCAGCTCGATGCTGGCCGTGTTCGACGTGAGCGATCCCACCGCCGGTCAGTTTGTGACCAGCACGGTGATCGCCGGAAGTATTTCACCTGAAGGCCTGCTGGTGGTAGATGCCAAGCAGAGCCCCACGGGCCGCACGCAGTTGGTGGTGTCTAACGAAATCTCCAACACTCTCAACATCTTCGACCTCGAGGCCCTGATCGCGGCGCCTCCTGTGGCCGGTGCCGGCACCTTCACCAGCACCATGCTCAAGGATGTGGAGGGTGGCCCGGAGCTGCAGATCACCAGCCTGCTCACGGCCGGTGAATTCACCAATGGCCTAAACCCGGGCGACAGCGTCTACGCTCCCACCAGCATCTTTGATGGCCAGGGTGCTTACGACAATGGCGATGGCACCTATACCCTCCTGGTCAATAGCGAGCTCGGTTCCACCAGCGGCTATGGCTACCTGCTGCCTGGGGTTGAGGGTGGCTTCACTGGCGCCCGCGTTAGCAGCCTGGTGATCGATAAGGACGTCGACGATGACGCCAGCAACGGCTACCAGAGTGCCGTGATTGCCGGTGGCCTGGCCTACGACAGCATCTACCTCGATGGCTCAGACACGGCGATCGATGAGGCTGCCGATCTTGGTGCCGGATTCAAGCGCTTCTGCGCCGCAAATCTGGTGGAAGCCAACAGCTTTGGTGCAGACATGGGCTTTGCCGATCGCATCTACTTAGTGGGTGAAGAGGAGTTCGTGGGTGCTGGTGGCTCCTTCTTTGCCCTTGATGTGAATGGCCGCGCCATCCACGAGGTGTTGGGCTTCGGCAAGGGCACCTGGGAGTCGGCCACAAGCATCGACACCGGCAGCACCGACACGGTGGCCGTGCTGCTGTTTGACGATGCCAAGGCGCCTCTCTACATGTGGGTGGGCACCAAGAGCGCGGCTGCGGATGCCAGCTTCCTGGAGCGCAATGGCCTGGCAGCTAGCCAGGGGACGCTTTACACCTACGTCACCACGGCGCTCGATGGTTACGAGACTGGTGCGAGCACAGGCCCGGACTCTTCCGATCTGTTCGCCTTCACCGAGGTGAATGGCATCAATACAGCCATCAACGGCAGCTGGGTTGATCTGGCAAGCCTTAATGCCGATTACGCCAGTCTGGGCGCTCCCGCCCTGCGCGAATTGGCGGTCAATGCCGGTGCGTTGCAGCTCAGCCGGATCGAAGACGGCGAGGTGAATCCTCTCAACAGCCAGCAGGCGGTGTTCGTATCCACCGGTACGGCTGATTTCAACAAGGGTGATCTTTACGGCAACGTCTACACCCTGGATTTCAGTGCCGCCTTCGGCAGTGATGGCTTGGTTGCCGCCTCTGGTGAATCGGTGCTCAAGGTTGTCTATGACGGCGATCTGCTGGATGACCCCACCACGGGTCTCCGCAACCCCGACAACATGACCATCAGTGCCGATGGTTTTGCCTACCTCCAGGAGGACCGGGCCAACGGCGGCGGCACTGACATCAGCGCCGGCAACTTCGGCACCCAGGAGGCCTCGATCTGGCAGCTGGAAATCGACTCGATCACCGGTGACTCCATTGGGGATCCCACCCGCTGGGCCCAGATCGACCGCACCGTCTTTCCTACGGATTATGGGCAGACCCAGCCCACCTACACCAACCCAGACACCAATGGCGTTGGCAACTGGGAGTCTTCGGGCATTATCGATGTCTCGGCGATTTACGACTCCACAGCTGGGTCTTACTTCCTGGCCAATGTTCAGGCCCACAGCATCAAGGACGGCAACATCGGCGGCTCCGGCTACTTGGGGGAAGGTGGTCAGATCGATCTGATTCAACAAACCATCTGA
- a CDS encoding TerB family tellurite resistance protein, whose protein sequence is MLEVDHLQLDGTTLRGQIRVKRYRLSKQGDQAILGAHCQLLKRFLDFNSQSLQRCLDLQSGERIDDLPAFLEASHAASQQGQLDRLYQSHQDELAVLLYVGRADGVLQRREKELIAHYLAGRFTGGALQVEEIAHDLAWKPVPNRDDFRLATQRLALLDASLKNQIVQLCRQLIEVKETLDGDEEGSMAEVIALLQP, encoded by the coding sequence TTGCTGGAGGTTGATCACCTTCAGCTTGATGGCACAACTTTGAGGGGGCAGATCCGCGTCAAGCGCTATCGCCTTAGCAAGCAGGGAGATCAGGCAATTCTGGGAGCTCACTGTCAGCTACTTAAGCGTTTTCTGGATTTCAATAGCCAGTCGCTGCAGCGCTGTTTGGATTTGCAGAGTGGCGAACGGATCGATGATCTGCCCGCCTTTCTTGAGGCCAGCCATGCTGCTAGTCAGCAGGGACAGCTTGACCGTCTCTATCAAAGCCACCAAGATGAATTGGCCGTTCTTTTATATGTGGGGCGTGCCGATGGAGTTTTGCAGCGGCGCGAAAAAGAACTAATTGCCCACTACCTGGCGGGCCGATTTACAGGTGGAGCCTTGCAAGTTGAAGAGATCGCCCATGATCTGGCCTGGAAGCCTGTGCCAAATCGCGATGATTTCAGGCTGGCCACGCAACGGCTTGCGCTGCTGGATGCATCGCTAAAAAATCAGATCGTGCAGCTTTGCAGGCAGCTCATTGAGGTGAAGGAAACCCTTGATGGCGATGAGGAGGGATCTATGGCTGAAGTGATCGCCCTGCTCCAGCCTTAA
- the ligA gene encoding NAD-dependent DNA ligase LigA produces the protein MSAAPPNQARAGELRRLLQRAAYAYYVLDAPEMEDSVYDGLYKELLELEAAQPELITPDSPSQRVGGTPAEGFSSVEHRIGLLSLDNAFNPGDLEAWYSRLLKVLDRTGDLAMVGELKIDGNALALSYEHGLLVQAATRGDGERGEQITANVRTIASVPLRLQLENPPAWVEVRGEALIPDDTFAAINAERAARGEALFANPRNACAGTLRQLDPKVVAARRLDFFAYTLHLPEEWQSAGGDPPRPSSQWQSLQWLQAAGFKVNPNAELLPNLAAVQAFFSAWDTGRRALPYATDGVVVKLNDLRLQDAAGFTQKAPRWAIALKYAAEEAPSILLRLACQVGRTGVVTPVAEFEPVPLAGTTVSRATLHNAGRLAELDLHAGDTIVVRKAGEIIPEVVRVLSELRPAGAVRLELPQVCPECGSELVREEGEAATRCVNSSCPAILRGALRHWVSKGALDVDGLGAKLIEQLVDRGLVGSIADLYGLDGALLASLERMGAKSADNLVVALAASKQQPWHRQLYGLGIHHVGEVNAKALAKAFPSAADLATATANTPESITAVFGIGAEIAQSLQQWFATPANQLLLEDLERLGFSLAAGPEEPGTGPETPLTGQTFVLTGSLPSLSRSAAQALIEAAGGKVSGSVSKKTSYVVAGVEAGSKLSKAESLGVAVLDEAGLLELLKAGSG, from the coding sequence GTGAGCGCCGCTCCCCCCAACCAGGCCCGCGCCGGCGAACTGAGGCGGCTGCTGCAAAGAGCCGCCTACGCCTACTACGTGCTGGATGCTCCAGAAATGGAGGATTCGGTCTACGACGGGCTCTACAAAGAGTTGCTGGAGCTGGAAGCAGCCCAGCCGGAGCTGATCACCCCAGATAGCCCTAGCCAGCGGGTGGGGGGCACTCCGGCTGAGGGGTTCAGCAGCGTGGAGCACCGCATCGGCCTGCTCAGCCTCGACAACGCCTTCAACCCGGGCGATTTAGAAGCCTGGTATAGCCGGCTGCTCAAGGTGCTCGACCGCACGGGCGATCTCGCCATGGTGGGGGAGCTGAAAATCGACGGCAACGCCCTGGCCCTCAGCTACGAGCATGGCCTGTTGGTGCAGGCCGCCACCCGGGGCGACGGCGAGCGGGGCGAACAGATCACCGCCAACGTGCGCACCATCGCCTCGGTGCCCCTACGGCTGCAGCTCGAGAACCCACCAGCCTGGGTGGAGGTGCGCGGCGAAGCCCTGATCCCCGATGACACCTTTGCTGCCATCAACGCCGAGCGGGCGGCCCGCGGCGAGGCCCTGTTTGCCAACCCCCGCAACGCCTGCGCCGGCACCCTGCGCCAGCTGGATCCAAAAGTGGTGGCGGCGCGGCGGCTGGATTTCTTCGCCTACACCCTGCACCTGCCGGAGGAATGGCAGTCAGCTGGGGGGGACCCGCCGCGGCCCAGCAGCCAGTGGCAAAGCCTGCAATGGCTGCAGGCCGCAGGCTTCAAGGTGAACCCCAATGCCGAGCTGCTGCCGAATCTGGCGGCGGTGCAAGCCTTCTTCAGCGCCTGGGACACGGGCCGCCGCGCCCTGCCTTATGCCACCGATGGCGTGGTGGTGAAGCTCAACGACCTGCGCCTCCAGGACGCTGCTGGCTTCACCCAAAAGGCACCTCGCTGGGCGATCGCCCTGAAATACGCCGCCGAGGAGGCGCCGAGCATCCTGCTGCGGCTAGCCTGCCAGGTGGGGCGCACCGGGGTTGTAACCCCCGTGGCCGAATTTGAGCCGGTGCCCCTGGCCGGCACCACCGTGAGCCGAGCCACCCTGCACAACGCCGGCCGGCTGGCGGAACTGGATTTGCACGCCGGCGACACAATCGTGGTGCGCAAGGCCGGCGAGATCATCCCCGAGGTGGTGCGGGTGCTGAGCGAACTGAGGCCAGCGGGGGCCGTGCGGCTGGAGCTGCCCCAGGTATGCCCCGAGTGCGGCTCGGAGCTGGTGCGGGAGGAGGGCGAAGCGGCCACCCGCTGCGTCAATTCCAGCTGCCCGGCGATCCTGCGCGGCGCCCTGCGCCACTGGGTGAGCAAGGGGGCCCTGGATGTGGATGGCCTGGGAGCCAAGCTGATCGAGCAGCTGGTGGATCGGGGTCTGGTGGGCTCGATCGCCGACCTCTATGGCCTCGATGGGGCCCTGCTGGCCAGCCTGGAGCGCATGGGAGCCAAGAGCGCCGACAACCTAGTGGTCGCCCTGGCCGCATCCAAACAGCAACCATGGCACCGCCAGCTCTACGGCTTGGGCATCCACCACGTGGGCGAGGTGAACGCCAAAGCCCTGGCCAAGGCCTTTCCTAGTGCTGCTGATCTGGCGACCGCCACGGCCAACACACCCGAGTCGATCACCGCCGTGTTCGGCATTGGCGCTGAAATCGCCCAATCGCTGCAGCAGTGGTTTGCCACCCCCGCCAATCAACTGCTGCTGGAGGATCTGGAGCGGCTGGGCTTCTCGCTGGCAGCCGGGCCCGAGGAGCCTGGAACTGGGCCCGAGACGCCCCTAACCGGGCAGACTTTTGTGCTTACAGGCAGCCTGCCGTCTTTGAGCCGCAGCGCCGCCCAGGCCCTGATTGAGGCTGCCGGTGGCAAGGTGAGCGGCTCGGTTAGCAAGAAAACCAGCTACGTAGTGGCCGGGGTGGAGGCCGGCAGCAAGCTCAGCAAGGCCGAGAGTCTGGGGGTGGCGGTGCTGGATGAAGCGGGGCTACTGGAGCTGCTCAAGGCTGGATCTGGTTAA
- a CDS encoding SprT family zinc-dependent metalloprotease translates to MPLEPLLPLFHRLDREWFDGSLAPAGQRLVDLRWSDGRMRRTAGLYRRGRHADGRPLCEIVLSRPLLDPLPQEATLSTLCHEMIHAWVDRVVGVEEAHGPHFRARMAAINGAQAGFKVSIRHRYPVPASTRAPRWLACCPNCGVSAPYRRRVQGLACRFCCDRLHGGRWHASCLLRFEQAT, encoded by the coding sequence ATGCCCCTTGAGCCTCTCTTGCCGCTGTTTCACCGGCTCGACCGGGAATGGTTTGACGGCAGCCTGGCGCCTGCTGGTCAGCGGTTAGTGGATCTGCGCTGGAGCGACGGCCGCATGCGCCGCACCGCCGGGCTCTACCGGCGCGGACGCCATGCCGATGGCCGGCCCCTGTGCGAAATCGTGCTTTCGCGGCCCCTGCTTGATCCCCTGCCCCAGGAAGCCACCCTCAGCACCCTCTGCCACGAAATGATCCATGCCTGGGTGGATCGGGTGGTGGGTGTCGAGGAGGCCCATGGCCCCCACTTCCGCGCCCGCATGGCCGCTATCAACGGCGCCCAGGCTGGCTTCAAGGTGAGCATCCGCCACCGCTATCCCGTGCCCGCCAGCACCAGGGCGCCCCGCTGGCTGGCCTGTTGCCCCAATTGCGGCGTCAGCGCCCCCTACCGCCGCCGGGTGCAGGGTTTGGCCTGCCGCTTCTGTTGCGATCGGCTGCACGGCGGCCGTTGGCACGCCAGTTGTCTGTTGCGATTTGAGCAGGCGACCTAA
- a CDS encoding DUF1269 domain-containing protein, translating into MGSLVVVGFPKAEEAEQVRRELVDIQREQLIALEDAVVLEHDSEGQVHLRQAINLTAAGALGGGFWGTLVGLLFLNPLLGAAVGAGVGAASGSLSDIGINDGFMRELGETLPRGSAALCLLVREATPDRVIERLRAHAPHAKLLRSNLSHTDEDQLRELLERARLQAEALRLG; encoded by the coding sequence ATGGGCAGCCTTGTGGTGGTTGGCTTTCCGAAGGCGGAAGAAGCCGAACAGGTGCGGCGCGAGCTGGTGGACATTCAGCGTGAGCAGCTGATTGCCCTAGAGGATGCGGTGGTGCTGGAGCACGACAGCGAGGGCCAGGTGCACCTGCGTCAGGCCATCAATCTCACCGCTGCTGGCGCCCTAGGCGGTGGCTTTTGGGGCACCTTGGTGGGCCTGTTGTTTCTCAATCCCCTGCTGGGTGCTGCGGTGGGCGCGGGCGTGGGCGCAGCCTCGGGCTCCCTTTCCGACATCGGCATCAACGATGGCTTCATGCGCGAGCTGGGCGAGACCCTGCCCCGAGGCAGCGCGGCCCTGTGCCTGCTGGTACGGGAAGCCACGCCTGATCGGGTGATTGAGCGCCTGCGCGCCCATGCTCCCCACGCCAAGTTGCTACGCAGCAACCTCAGCCATACCGACGAGGATCAGTTGCGGGAGCTGCTGGAGCGGGCGCGCCTGCAGGCAGAGGCCCTGCGCTTGGGTTGA
- a CDS encoding chorismate lyase: MIAEPSGVNPGNSLMASPVPVDGWGQENLLGSTLAARLSGPWRLLLLGDGSPTRHLESLTGKPVEIELIAMAPEPAGPSTGAPPPPEIVELDGPLLRRQVWLRCGDKTLAWAESWWNQSQADAYLQQRELPIWRSLTVKRAELFREVDGLALVAAPWLEQRFGLPGPFWSRHYRFFRGGKELTVIREVFSPALEHWLGPAKLCHDLQTQ, encoded by the coding sequence ATGATTGCGGAGCCCTCCGGCGTGAATCCCGGCAATTCCCTGATGGCCTCGCCCGTTCCAGTTGACGGCTGGGGGCAGGAAAACCTGCTGGGCTCCACGCTTGCGGCCAGGCTCAGCGGCCCCTGGCGGCTGCTGCTGCTGGGTGATGGCAGCCCCACCCGGCACCTGGAGTCGCTCACGGGCAAGCCGGTGGAGATCGAGCTGATCGCCATGGCGCCTGAGCCAGCCGGCCCCAGCACCGGCGCGCCACCGCCCCCCGAAATCGTCGAGCTCGATGGCCCCCTGCTGCGGCGTCAGGTATGGCTGCGCTGCGGCGACAAGACCCTGGCCTGGGCAGAGAGCTGGTGGAATCAAAGCCAGGCCGACGCCTACCTGCAGCAGCGGGAGCTGCCGATCTGGCGCAGCCTGACGGTCAAGCGAGCTGAACTGTTCCGCGAGGTGGATGGCCTGGCCCTTGTTGCTGCTCCCTGGCTGGAGCAGCGCTTTGGCTTGCCGGGCCCCTTCTGGAGTCGCCACTACCGCTTCTTCCGCGGCGGCAAGGAGCTCACCGTGATTCGGGAGGTGTTCTCACCAGCCCTTGAGCACTGGCTGGGCCCAGCCAAGCTTTGTCACGATTTACAAACTCAGTAA
- a CDS encoding glycosyltransferase family 4 protein: MVVLNLHRRYTGVSATVKALLPRQRQTLAIGLWDQGNLELPDRLGLWALLRWGWTSPHKGPWRIWHARRDNEILLGLVLRSLLRQPWQVIFTSAAPKRPGWWLRQLIRCTDLVIATSPRSAGFLERCDAVIFHGVDCEQFQPAANREAALAEVGMEGLKCIASFGRIRPSKGTDLLVEALVALLPEFPGWVGVITGLCQRRDQAYLAALRRQIALAGLEQRIHFVGDLDPVDIRRWYQRASICVAASRREGFGLTPLEAMASGCVPVTSQAGAWPWIVRPEFGLIFENGDHLQLAAALRDLMSDEGRLQVMSAKARMVALQEFSIEEEAAQINSLYSTSLTKSRSQQQ; encoded by the coding sequence GTGGTCGTGCTCAACCTGCATCGCCGCTACACGGGCGTTTCGGCCACGGTGAAGGCACTGCTGCCGCGTCAGCGCCAGACCCTGGCAATTGGGCTCTGGGATCAAGGCAACCTGGAATTGCCCGACCGTTTGGGTCTCTGGGCCCTGCTGCGCTGGGGCTGGACTAGTCCCCACAAAGGGCCCTGGCGTATCTGGCACGCGCGTCGTGACAATGAGATCTTGCTGGGTTTGGTCCTGCGCTCCCTACTGCGTCAGCCCTGGCAGGTGATCTTCACCTCTGCAGCGCCAAAGCGACCAGGTTGGTGGTTGCGCCAGTTGATCCGCTGCACTGATTTGGTGATCGCAACATCGCCCCGATCAGCTGGCTTTCTTGAGCGTTGTGATGCCGTGATTTTTCACGGTGTCGATTGCGAGCAGTTTCAGCCTGCAGCAAACCGAGAGGCAGCTCTGGCCGAAGTGGGGATGGAAGGCCTCAAGTGCATAGCCAGCTTTGGCCGAATCCGACCCAGCAAGGGCACTGATTTGCTGGTGGAGGCATTGGTTGCGTTATTGCCCGAGTTTCCTGGCTGGGTGGGGGTGATTACGGGCCTTTGTCAACGCCGTGATCAGGCTTATCTTGCCGCTTTAAGACGGCAGATTGCCTTGGCTGGCCTAGAGCAAAGAATTCATTTTGTGGGAGATCTTGATCCTGTCGATATACGGCGTTGGTATCAACGGGCCTCGATTTGTGTTGCAGCATCGCGCCGTGAAGGGTTTGGCCTCACCCCGCTGGAGGCTATGGCCAGTGGTTGTGTACCGGTCACATCCCAGGCTGGAGCTTGGCCGTGGATTGTGCGGCCTGAATTTGGTCTTATTTTCGAAAACGGTGACCACCTGCAGTTGGCAGCCGCACTTCGCGACTTGATGAGTGATGAAGGGCGTCTCCAGGTAATGTCAGCGAAAGCCCGCATGGTCGCGCTTCAGGAGTTCTCTATTGAAGAGGAGGCGGCTCAGATCAATTCCCTGTACTCCACGTCCTTAACCAAATCGAGGAGTCAGCAGCAATGA
- a CDS encoding glycosyltransferase family 2 protein gives MRAAARPDVSVIISTYNSPSWLKFVLEGYFLQSFNGSFEIIVADDGSTAETGRLIEALSRRSPVPLIHVWQPDQGFQKCRILNKAIAKSAGELLLLTDGDCVPQPHMVKLHAERARFGSFLTGGYFKLPESLSHLISLEDIKQGRVFKPAWLVSNGLQPSASLLKLMLVAPFDRLANRLTPTKRTWNGHNSSCYRADAIAVNGFNEQMQYGGEDVEFGWRLNFSGIRGRHLRFSTVPVHLFHRHSYVTPEMLDRSKELRAETRRLRIKRAELGLDQWL, from the coding sequence ATGAGAGCGGCTGCCAGGCCAGATGTAAGCGTCATTATTTCCACATATAATTCGCCGAGTTGGCTTAAATTTGTATTAGAGGGCTATTTTCTGCAAAGCTTTAATGGTTCCTTTGAGATTATTGTTGCCGATGACGGTTCGACCGCCGAAACGGGCCGACTGATTGAAGCTCTGAGTCGCCGCAGTCCAGTGCCTTTAATACACGTCTGGCAGCCTGATCAAGGATTTCAGAAATGTAGAATTCTCAATAAAGCAATTGCCAAGTCCGCCGGTGAGCTGCTGCTATTGACTGATGGCGACTGCGTGCCCCAACCTCATATGGTGAAGCTGCATGCTGAGCGGGCGCGCTTTGGCAGTTTTCTCACTGGTGGCTATTTTAAGTTGCCAGAATCGCTTTCGCACCTGATTTCGCTCGAGGATATTAAGCAGGGTCGCGTATTTAAGCCGGCTTGGCTGGTCAGTAATGGTTTGCAGCCATCTGCATCGCTACTCAAGCTAATGCTTGTGGCGCCATTCGATCGACTTGCTAATCGTCTTACTCCCACGAAGCGAACTTGGAACGGACACAATTCCTCCTGCTATCGAGCAGATGCTATTGCCGTTAATGGATTTAATGAGCAGATGCAATATGGAGGCGAAGACGTGGAATTTGGCTGGCGACTTAATTTCTCTGGCATTAGGGGGCGCCATCTAAGATTTTCTACGGTGCCTGTGCATTTGTTTCATCGCCATAGTTATGTCACACCTGAAATGCTGGATCGCAGCAAGGAGTTACGTGCCGAGACCCGCAGGTTGCGTATCAAGCGAGCTGAGCTTGGCTTAGATCAGTGGCTATGA
- a CDS encoding polysaccharide pyruvyl transferase family protein has translation MNALAAHEYGEYCVRTLGSYDLAIFQPEGTVNEWDGPMRMLRLLSLPLLFGKAYTAPLITINGTFPLFSDERSQLIKTLINWSAHFSVRDQFSAETYKVNFVPDAACSWQRANIKPLSDRTHLLITTSAGLNRQANIETARRAIDYCKHSGHLPLVLTKQWQDLLPLRDTILELGGEFCYYEELEDAAEKISKCRLHIGGRYHMAILCACMDVPSFLVAANTHKNEWLARDSQGITLLANTGPIAETIEVELQKLSHGDVMQGMRQLGKKHTLEVSKFAEIFSLGQLTKASPKDATSYDFNELSTCWPGGSKQLIQRTLSGLRNKS, from the coding sequence ATGAACGCCCTTGCGGCCCATGAATATGGCGAATATTGCGTTAGAACACTAGGGTCTTATGATTTAGCCATCTTCCAGCCAGAGGGAACAGTTAACGAGTGGGATGGGCCGATGCGCATGCTCAGACTACTCTCCCTCCCCCTTTTATTTGGCAAGGCATATACGGCACCCCTAATTACAATAAACGGAACCTTCCCACTATTTAGCGACGAAAGATCGCAGCTCATTAAAACACTAATAAACTGGTCAGCACACTTCTCCGTGCGCGATCAATTCAGCGCAGAGACTTACAAAGTCAACTTTGTTCCCGATGCCGCCTGCTCGTGGCAGCGCGCAAATATCAAACCACTATCTGATCGCACCCATCTACTGATAACCACCAGCGCCGGCCTTAACCGACAGGCCAATATTGAAACTGCAAGGCGGGCAATCGACTACTGCAAGCACTCCGGTCATTTGCCACTCGTGCTCACAAAGCAATGGCAAGATCTACTGCCTTTACGAGATACAATTTTAGAGCTTGGCGGTGAATTTTGCTATTATGAAGAACTGGAAGATGCAGCAGAAAAAATCTCTAAATGCCGGCTTCATATCGGCGGTCGCTATCACATGGCAATTCTATGCGCCTGCATGGATGTACCCTCTTTTCTAGTTGCTGCCAATACCCACAAAAATGAGTGGCTAGCTCGCGATTCCCAGGGAATTACCCTCCTGGCGAATACAGGCCCAATAGCAGAAACAATCGAAGTAGAGCTGCAAAAGCTTTCACACGGCGACGTTATGCAAGGGATGCGCCAGCTAGGCAAAAAGCACACCCTGGAAGTATCAAAATTTGCCGAGATTTTTTCGCTCGGCCAATTAACTAAGGCTAGCCCTAAAGATGCCACCTCCTATGACTTTAATGAATTGAGCACTTGCTGGCCTGGCGGCTCGAAACAATTAATTCAACGAACTCTTAGTGGTTTGAGAAATAAGTCATAG